One window from the genome of Myxococcales bacterium encodes:
- the ruvB gene encoding Holliday junction branch migration DNA helicase RuvB: MGRRKHNDDEGSGTGVPAAALPVQPSGSLGALGAGTREIAPIEKSGEKAWQSALRPKTFDDYIGQRDLMENLKVSVRAARENGWPLDHFLFAGPPGLGKTTLAHVIANEMGVNLHVTSGPAIDHKGMLASLLTSLGEGDALFIDEIHRLNPIVEENLYPAMEDFKFDLFIGDGPHAKAVTMHLPRFTLLGATTRMGLLSAPLLDRFGFHWQLRYYDLADMTAIVRRSAALISIDINAEGAGEIARRSRGTPRIANRLLRRVRDFAAVAGQAQIDGERAAYALDKLAVDHAGLDTLDRSYLGTICERFDGGPVGVEAIAASLSEERGTLEDVIEPFLLQVGFITRTPRGRMATVAGFNHLGITAPASVPTGGASAGQRKLF; this comes from the coding sequence ATGGGCCGACGCAAACATAATGACGATGAAGGCAGCGGCACGGGCGTGCCTGCCGCAGCGTTGCCCGTGCAGCCAAGTGGTTCGCTAGGCGCCTTGGGTGCGGGCACGCGCGAAATCGCGCCGATCGAGAAATCCGGCGAGAAGGCGTGGCAGTCGGCGCTGCGGCCCAAGACGTTTGACGACTACATCGGCCAGCGCGACCTCATGGAAAACCTCAAGGTGTCGGTGCGGGCGGCGCGCGAGAACGGTTGGCCGCTCGATCACTTTTTGTTTGCCGGGCCGCCGGGCCTGGGCAAGACCACGTTGGCGCATGTCATCGCCAATGAAATGGGCGTCAACCTGCACGTCACCAGTGGGCCGGCCATCGACCACAAGGGCATGCTCGCGAGCTTGCTGACGTCGCTGGGCGAGGGCGATGCGCTGTTTATCGACGAGATTCATCGCCTTAATCCGATTGTCGAAGAAAATCTCTATCCCGCGATGGAGGATTTCAAGTTCGATTTGTTTATCGGCGATGGGCCGCATGCGAAGGCGGTGACGATGCATTTGCCACGCTTTACGCTGCTCGGCGCCACCACGCGCATGGGGCTCTTGTCGGCGCCGCTGCTCGACCGCTTCGGTTTTCACTGGCAGCTCCGTTATTATGACTTGGCCGACATGACGGCGATCGTGCGGCGGTCGGCGGCGCTGATTTCGATCGATATCAACGCCGAGGGGGCGGGGGAAATTGCGCGGCGCTCGCGCGGCACGCCGCGGATTGCCAATCGGCTGCTACGCCGGGTGCGCGATTTCGCCGCGGTTGCGGGCCAAGCGCAGATCGACGGCGAGCGCGCGGCCTATGCGCTCGACAAGCTGGCGGTCGACCACGCCGGCCTTGATACGCTTGATCGGTCGTACCTCGGCACCATCTGCGAGCGCTTTGACGGCGGTCCTGTTGGCGTTGAGGCGATTGCGGCGTCGCTGTCCGAGGAGCGCGGCACGCTGGAAGACGTGATCGAGCCATTTCTGCTCCAAGTGGGTTTTATTACCCGCACGCCGCGCGGCCGCATGGCGACCGTGGCCGGGTTTAACCACCTAGGCATTACCGCGCCGGCCTCGGTGCCGACCGGTGGCGCCTCGGCTGGCCAGCGCAAGCTATTCTAG
- a CDS encoding RNA-binding protein → MGTKLYVGNLNYNTNEESLRLMFSSNGRQVAKVSLVIDRETGRSRGFAFVEMATPEDAASAMQELEGADLDGRALRINEARERDPNAPRPPPRTFGGGAPGGGAGGGGFGPPRAPSSGGFGAPRPAGGGGFGGPPSGGFRDAGGPRGGDKKPRGGGRPKPEDDRRGGGGGKRRGHEDDGEW, encoded by the coding sequence ATGGGTACGAAGCTCTACGTGGGCAATCTCAACTACAACACCAATGAGGAATCGCTTCGCCTGATGTTTTCCAGCAATGGACGACAGGTAGCCAAAGTTTCCTTGGTCATTGACCGTGAAACTGGGCGCTCCCGAGGTTTTGCGTTTGTTGAGATGGCCACGCCCGAAGACGCCGCGTCGGCGATGCAGGAACTCGAAGGCGCCGACCTCGACGGCCGCGCGCTGCGCATCAATGAAGCACGCGAGCGCGATCCCAACGCGCCGCGGCCGCCTCCGCGCACCTTTGGTGGCGGCGCGCCAGGTGGTGGCGCGGGCGGCGGCGGTTTTGGGCCGCCACGTGCGCCTAGCAGCGGCGGGTTCGGCGCGCCACGGCCTGCGGGCGGCGGCGGCTTTGGCGGCCCACCCAGCGGCGGCTTTCGCGATGCCGGCGGGCCACGTGGGGGCGACAAGAAGCCTCGCGGTGGCGGTCGACCTAAGCCAGAAGATGATCGACGTGGCGGTGGCGGCGGTAAGCGCCGCGGTCACGAAGACGACGGCGAGTGGTAG
- a CDS encoding RluA family pseudouridine synthase, with amino-acid sequence MVANSAAAPMRFIADDSDVGVRLDQAIARHFPDISRRRAKDLIGIGGVFVNRTRVKQSSRVLARGDRVELHLGSAEATVTRGAAHQAELPEFDIAFEDEHLIVVNKPARMITAPTPESDRGNLLWFLGARQRQQQAAAQAGEVNARTAAGGARIMLVHRLDMGTSGLLVFAKTDAANRALADRFSDHDIERQYEALALGHSARSDFTVESPIEGRAARTHAEVIARVGEATHFRLTLFTGRTHQIRIHLAREGLPVLGDKKYGSPAALAFLPRAPRLMLHAAVLGFVHPATGEALRLVCPPPDDFASYARELASTAT; translated from the coding sequence GTGGTAGCCAATTCAGCAGCCGCACCGATGCGGTTTATTGCCGATGACAGCGATGTCGGCGTGCGGCTTGATCAGGCGATCGCGCGCCATTTTCCCGATATCTCGCGACGCCGCGCCAAAGATCTAATCGGGATAGGCGGTGTCTTCGTCAATCGCACGCGCGTGAAGCAATCAAGCCGGGTGCTCGCGCGCGGCGATCGGGTGGAGCTTCATCTCGGCTCGGCCGAGGCCACGGTAACGCGCGGTGCGGCCCACCAAGCCGAGCTGCCCGAATTCGATATCGCGTTCGAAGACGAACATCTGATCGTCGTCAACAAGCCCGCGAGGATGATCACGGCGCCCACGCCCGAAAGTGACCGCGGCAATCTGCTGTGGTTTTTGGGCGCGCGGCAGCGCCAGCAGCAGGCCGCGGCGCAGGCCGGCGAGGTCAATGCGCGCACCGCAGCGGGAGGCGCGCGCATCATGTTGGTGCATCGCCTCGACATGGGCACGTCTGGGTTGCTCGTCTTTGCGAAGACCGACGCCGCCAATCGCGCGCTCGCCGATCGCTTTTCCGACCACGATATCGAGCGCCAATATGAAGCCTTGGCGCTCGGGCATTCCGCGCGCAGCGACTTCACGGTCGAGAGCCCGATCGAAGGCCGCGCCGCGCGCACGCACGCCGAGGTAATCGCGCGCGTTGGAGAGGCAACGCACTTTCGGCTAACGCTGTTTACCGGCCGTACCCACCAAATTCGCATCCACCTGGCACGCGAAGGCCTGCCCGTCTTGGGCGACAAAAAGTATGGTTCGCCGGCCGCCTTGGCATTTCTGCCGCGCGCGCCGCGCCTCATGTTGCACGCCGCCGTGCTCGGCTTTGTGCACCCCGCCACCGGCGAGGCGCTGCGCCTCGTCTGCCCGCCGCCTGATGACTTCGCGTCGTACGCGCGCGAGCTTGCGTCGACGGCAACCTAG
- the secG gene encoding preprotein translocase subunit SecG, which produces METLLIVLHVIVCLFLMLTVLLQSGKSGGMGSAFGGGGNTASVFGGSGANPFLQKLTTWAACIFMLTSITLAYVASKANKNLKDLGAEAAAKVSAEDEALKKAMQGIQPTAPTEVPVVDPATAPTVTDPAAPATAPAADPSVPAPVAPAAATPTPVVPAPVAAPAAAPAPAPATAAPAPTPAPVAQ; this is translated from the coding sequence ATGGAGACGCTGCTCATCGTTCTGCACGTGATCGTGTGCTTGTTCCTCATGCTGACCGTGCTGTTGCAATCAGGCAAATCAGGTGGCATGGGTTCGGCGTTCGGTGGCGGCGGCAATACCGCGAGCGTCTTTGGCGGCTCGGGCGCCAATCCATTTCTGCAAAAGCTAACAACATGGGCTGCGTGCATCTTTATGCTGACGTCGATCACGCTCGCGTATGTCGCCAGCAAGGCGAACAAGAATTTAAAAGATCTCGGCGCCGAGGCAGCCGCCAAGGTTTCCGCTGAAGATGAAGCGCTTAAAAAAGCCATGCAAGGCATCCAGCCCACAGCGCCGACCGAAGTACCTGTGGTCGATCCGGCGACCGCGCCGACAGTGACTGATCCGGCGGCGCCAGCGACCGCCCCCGCGGCCGACCCATCGGTACCGGCACCCGTCGCGCCTGCCGCGGCAACGCCTACCCCAGTTGTTCCCGCACCAGTGGCGGCACCGGCTGCAGCACCAGCACCAGCACCAGCGACGGCGGCACCGGCACCTACACCTGCACCAGTCGCTCAGTAG
- the ruvC gene encoding crossover junction endodeoxyribonuclease RuvC, translated as MRILGIDPGSRFCGYGVIELHGSALRYVECGVLTAPVHLAMEVRIGLIASQLNELLGELRPAVAAMEDVFAKVNVRSALALAQARGMALAALGIAQISVTAYAPALVKKTVTGSGRADKDQVGKMVQMLLGMKRVPSADAADALAVAIAHARVAMPASQGTGRAKLASAVVAPVAARGGVR; from the coding sequence GTGCGCATTTTGGGCATCGACCCGGGCAGCCGGTTTTGCGGCTATGGCGTAATAGAGCTCCATGGCAGCGCCTTGCGCTACGTCGAATGCGGCGTGCTCACGGCGCCAGTGCATTTAGCGATGGAGGTGCGCATAGGCCTCATCGCATCGCAACTAAATGAGCTGCTTGGTGAATTGCGCCCCGCGGTGGCGGCGATGGAGGATGTCTTTGCCAAGGTCAATGTGCGCAGCGCGCTGGCCTTAGCACAGGCCCGCGGCATGGCGCTGGCGGCGCTCGGCATCGCGCAGATATCCGTGACGGCCTATGCGCCGGCGTTGGTGAAAAAAACGGTAACCGGGTCCGGGCGCGCGGACAAAGATCAGGTTGGCAAAATGGTGCAGATGTTGCTCGGCATGAAGCGGGTGCCATCGGCGGATGCGGCTGATGCCCTGGCAGTGGCGATAGCCCACGCGCGCGTCGCAATGCCTGCCAGTCAAGGCACGGGTCGCGCCAAACTCGCCAGCGCGGTGGTCGCGCCCGTGGCCGCCAGAGGAGGCGTAAGGTGA
- a CDS encoding diaminopimelate epimerase encodes MKTAFVKYHGLGNDFIVVDLRAAADDLRAAVQTPAFVTAVCDRQFGVGGDGVLAILPPTSSGSVARMRVLNSDGSEAEMCGNGIRCVARYLREEAGVTANPMAIDTGAGLLTCDVTTVADGAVMVSVDMGRPRWLRGEVPVAGPSADVADNLVVDVAGLPPSTTFAAVSMGNPHAIAFVASRAQAMELAQRVGPAIETHPMFPARTNVEFAHVRGAQALDLVVWERGCGITLACGTGACATAVAACRAGLTAPGLPIAVHLPGGTLQILVEADYSRVTMTGPAQRVARGTLEVADILASRRPG; translated from the coding sequence GTGAAAACTGCCTTCGTTAAGTATCACGGCCTCGGCAACGATTTTATCGTCGTCGATCTTCGAGCCGCCGCAGACGATTTGCGCGCCGCCGTGCAGACGCCAGCATTTGTTACAGCCGTTTGCGATCGCCAATTTGGCGTCGGCGGCGACGGCGTCTTGGCGATCTTGCCGCCAACGTCCAGCGGCTCGGTGGCGCGCATGCGCGTGCTCAATAGCGACGGCAGCGAGGCCGAAATGTGCGGCAACGGCATTCGCTGCGTCGCTCGCTACCTGCGCGAGGAGGCGGGCGTCACCGCCAACCCGATGGCGATCGATACTGGGGCGGGCCTGCTCACGTGTGACGTGACCACCGTCGCCGACGGCGCCGTGATGGTGAGCGTCGACATGGGCCGGCCGCGTTGGCTGCGCGGCGAGGTACCGGTGGCGGGGCCGAGCGCGGACGTTGCCGACAACCTCGTCGTTGATGTCGCCGGCCTACCACCGTCAACAACATTTGCCGCGGTCTCAATGGGCAACCCGCATGCGATTGCCTTCGTGGCCTCGCGCGCGCAGGCGATGGAACTCGCGCAGCGTGTCGGGCCCGCCATCGAAACCCATCCCATGTTTCCGGCGCGCACCAACGTCGAGTTTGCCCACGTGCGCGGCGCCCAGGCGCTCGACCTCGTGGTGTGGGAGCGCGGCTGCGGCATCACGCTCGCATGCGGCACGGGCGCGTGCGCCACCGCCGTTGCCGCTTGTCGCGCCGGCCTCACCGCCCCCGGGCTCCCGATCGCCGTGCATCTCCCCGGCGGCACGCTGCAGATTCTTGTCGAGGCCGACTATAGCCGCGTCACGATGACGGGTCCCGCGCAACGCGTCGCGCGAGGTACGCTCGAGGTTGCCGACATTCTTGCGTCGCGTCGCCCGGGCTAG
- a CDS encoding YggS family pyridoxal phosphate-dependent enzyme yields MSAIAERLVAIEARIVNACVRAGRPRQSVTCIAVSKLQPIAALAEVALAGQRDFGENYAQELAEKQVSLAALAGAEAAERVRWHYIGSLQRNKAGLIAGKVALVHAVDSLALAQALDRRAAIVGATQPILIAVNLGGETSKSGVAAEALAALLEAVQELAHVRVDGLMTMPPPAPLPEANRAYFAQLRQLRDAHASAARPLPALSMGMSDDFEVAIEEGATHVRIGSAIFGARPQQITIAPTSPTLA; encoded by the coding sequence ATGTCGGCCATCGCTGAGCGCTTGGTGGCGATCGAAGCGCGCATCGTAAACGCGTGCGTGCGGGCGGGGCGGCCACGGCAAAGCGTTACCTGCATCGCGGTGTCTAAGCTGCAGCCGATCGCGGCGCTGGCCGAGGTCGCCCTGGCGGGGCAGCGTGACTTCGGCGAAAACTACGCACAAGAGCTCGCGGAAAAACAGGTAAGCCTCGCGGCGCTCGCGGGCGCGGAAGCGGCCGAGCGTGTGCGCTGGCACTATATTGGCAGCCTGCAGCGAAACAAGGCGGGCCTCATCGCGGGCAAGGTGGCATTGGTGCATGCGGTGGATTCGCTGGCCTTGGCCCAGGCGCTCGACCGCAGGGCGGCGATCGTCGGCGCGACGCAGCCCATCTTGATCGCGGTGAACCTCGGCGGTGAGACGAGCAAATCCGGCGTGGCGGCAGAGGCGCTCGCGGCCTTGCTAGAGGCCGTGCAAGAGTTGGCGCACGTGCGCGTCGATGGCCTCATGACCATGCCGCCACCCGCGCCGCTCCCCGAGGCCAACCGCGCGTATTTCGCACAATTGCGCCAACTGCGCGACGCCCATGCCTCGGCGGCGAGGCCGCTGCCCGCCCTGTCGATGGGGATGAGCGATGACTTTGAGGTTGCCATCGAAGAGGGCGCCACCCACGTTCGCATTGGCTCCGCCATCTTTGGCGCCCGGCCCCAGCAAATCACGATTGCGCCAACCTCGCCAACGCTGGCATAG
- the ruvA gene encoding Holliday junction branch migration protein RuvA yields MIGRLAGTLIERDGMEVIVDCGGVGYEVTCSAYTLASLPAVGERVVLRVFTQATENKVALFGFGDAGERTLFDLLITVKNVGPSSAMAILSGGHSPSGIADLIARGDLAGLTRIKGVGKKTAEMLIVELREKCEQLGLALTAGGAMRMVVSPAVVRPHRHPLLQEVADALGNLGWRPVEVDKAVAELQVGESSRLEELLKQALRSMSR; encoded by the coding sequence GTGATTGGTAGACTCGCAGGCACCTTGATTGAGCGCGATGGCATGGAAGTCATCGTGGATTGCGGTGGCGTCGGCTACGAGGTGACGTGCTCGGCCTACACGTTGGCGTCATTGCCGGCGGTCGGCGAACGCGTCGTGTTGCGGGTGTTTACGCAGGCTACGGAAAACAAGGTGGCCTTGTTTGGCTTCGGCGACGCGGGCGAGCGCACGCTGTTTGATTTGCTGATCACGGTCAAAAACGTCGGCCCGAGCTCGGCGATGGCGATTTTGTCGGGCGGACATTCGCCAAGCGGCATTGCGGATCTCATCGCGCGGGGCGATTTGGCGGGGCTTACGCGCATTAAGGGCGTCGGCAAAAAGACCGCGGAAATGCTGATTGTGGAGTTGCGCGAGAAATGTGAGCAGCTCGGGCTGGCGCTCACAGCGGGCGGGGCGATGCGCATGGTGGTGTCGCCGGCGGTGGTGCGGCCACATCGGCACCCGCTGTTGCAGGAAGTGGCCGATGCCTTGGGCAATCTGGGTTGGCGCCCGGTTGAGGTGGATAAGGCCGTGGCGGAGCTGCAGGTTGGCGAGAGTTCGCGCCTAGAAGAGCTGCTAAAGCAAGCGCTGCGATCGATGTCGCGGTAG
- a CDS encoding triose-phosphate isomerase → MRRPLLIGNWKMNHGVAQTRKWFEQALSQTWPQEVELAVAPAFTSLPAAATAIGEASRKHFALAAQACHFAADGAYTGEIAVAMLAELGVRYVLVGHSERRQLFGETDELVARKTAAILAADLVPVVCVGETLAQRDGDQTFGVIEAQLAAALQGVADMSAVVIAYEPVWAIGTGRTATPAQAQDVHAHIRGLLAAAQPTAAAATRVLYGGSVKAANTSALMAGPDIDGALVGGASLVAADFAAIAAAMT, encoded by the coding sequence ATGCGGCGGCCTTTGCTCATCGGAAACTGGAAAATGAACCACGGCGTCGCGCAGACGAGGAAGTGGTTTGAACAAGCCTTGAGCCAAACCTGGCCGCAGGAGGTTGAGCTGGCCGTGGCACCGGCGTTTACGTCGCTACCAGCCGCTGCAACGGCCATCGGCGAGGCGTCACGGAAGCACTTTGCGCTCGCCGCGCAAGCCTGTCATTTTGCCGCGGACGGCGCGTACACCGGCGAGATTGCGGTCGCGATGTTGGCCGAGCTCGGCGTGCGGTATGTATTGGTGGGCCACAGCGAGCGACGCCAGCTGTTTGGTGAGACCGATGAACTAGTTGCCCGCAAGACCGCGGCGATTTTGGCGGCGGACTTAGTACCCGTGGTGTGCGTTGGGGAAACCCTGGCGCAGCGAGACGGCGATCAAACCTTCGGCGTGATCGAGGCGCAGCTTGCGGCGGCGTTGCAAGGCGTTGCCGACATGAGCGCCGTCGTGATCGCTTACGAACCGGTGTGGGCGATCGGCACTGGCCGCACTGCGACGCCTGCGCAAGCCCAGGACGTGCACGCCCACATTCGCGGGCTCTTGGCAGCGGCGCAACCAACAGCGGCGGCGGCAACGCGCGTGCTTTACGGCGGCTCCGTCAAAGCGGCAAATACCTCGGCCTTAATGGCGGGGCCCGACATCGACGGCGCCTTGGTTGGCGGCGCGTCGTTAGTGGCGGCCGATTTTGCTGCGATTGCAGCCGCAATGACCTGA
- a CDS encoding prepilin-type N-terminal cleavage/methylation domain-containing protein, with protein sequence MMFEQASHPAPHRSGFTLIEVMIAVAIASVVMLFVFNIQFRMTDSFGIQSRVSDLQFTLQSVQAMIDRDAKQAGVGMPNGFRTDFNGDLDGDGSLEFPIGLETNGQLNSAVQIIDGGADDVDQVRFFAADLARSQRVIDPLCPTPGDSTFVTVANDGVTAQPAIFTANELVVVANTEFDPDDDPGTLPMAITEACVGRVTITTTGFSFTTDSTPACARVCFNHIEAGAGAVTRAYRLNVSAYRISTVTVGTNVEGVLQRSAMGGLIDDWQDIALGFIDLQVQASYVRTNNFPAAGFVPIAPAYQPSGYATVVTPFFSEDIVDVTCDINQVGCNNINFRVGGPVKTLLAANPSPAGGNDIQATDITFHLFAQSIREVGGITATELVPVANRSAKTASYLGGAWLPTKSRAIRYLQWKSDLRNLGVGY encoded by the coding sequence ATGATGTTTGAGCAGGCCTCGCACCCCGCGCCACACCGTAGCGGTTTTACGCTGATCGAGGTCATGATCGCTGTTGCGATCGCCTCGGTCGTGATGCTGTTTGTATTCAACATTCAATTTCGCATGACCGATTCGTTCGGCATTCAATCACGCGTCTCCGATCTGCAATTTACCCTACAATCAGTCCAAGCGATGATCGACCGCGATGCCAAGCAGGCAGGGGTTGGCATGCCCAACGGGTTTCGCACCGATTTTAACGGCGATCTCGACGGCGATGGGTCGCTCGAATTCCCCATCGGCTTGGAGACCAACGGCCAGCTAAATTCGGCCGTGCAGATCATCGACGGTGGCGCAGATGACGTCGATCAAGTTCGTTTCTTTGCCGCCGACCTCGCGCGGTCGCAGCGCGTCATTGACCCGTTATGCCCAACCCCTGGCGACTCCACGTTTGTGACGGTCGCCAACGATGGGGTCACCGCGCAGCCCGCCATCTTTACGGCCAATGAATTGGTCGTGGTCGCAAACACCGAATTCGATCCCGACGACGACCCTGGCACGTTGCCCATGGCCATCACCGAGGCCTGTGTGGGTCGAGTAACGATTACCACGACGGGATTTAGTTTCACCACGGATTCGACGCCCGCGTGCGCGCGCGTCTGCTTCAATCACATCGAAGCCGGCGCAGGCGCCGTGACGCGGGCCTATCGGCTAAACGTTTCGGCCTACCGCATCTCCACCGTAACGGTCGGCACCAACGTCGAAGGCGTGCTGCAACGCAGCGCGATGGGCGGCCTCATCGACGACTGGCAAGACATCGCGCTGGGGTTCATCGACCTGCAGGTGCAGGCGAGCTACGTCCGCACCAATAATTTCCCGGCGGCGGGCTTTGTGCCGATCGCGCCGGCATACCAGCCCAGTGGCTATGCCACCGTGGTGACCCCGTTTTTCAGCGAAGACATTGTTGACGTCACCTGTGACATCAACCAGGTGGGTTGCAACAACATTAATTTTCGCGTCGGTGGCCCCGTCAAAACCTTGCTCGCCGCCAATCCCTCTCCGGCCGGGGGTAACGACATCCAGGCGACGGATATTACCTTTCACCTCTTCGCGCAATCGATACGTGAGGTCGGCGGCATCACCGCGACCGAGCTGGTGCCGGTCGCCAATCGCAGCGCAAAGACCGCGTCGTATCTCGGAGGTGCCTGGCTCCCAACGAAGTCGCGCGCCATTCGCTATCTGCAGTGGAAATCTGATTTGCGTAATCTCGGCGTTGGGTACTAG
- a CDS encoding prolyl oligopeptidase family serine peptidase: protein MRASLLVLPWLVTVAACSSCAPADGGAPSDAAPTPDAPPVNLDPERLISDVDECPAGYVDTAPVAGLNSNFLVAGQERSFVMMAPPTTYAGPRPLFVGFNGTSENGTKFANRADLADFAAAGFFVLAPSSIGNGMFWPIWDGMRPPGAEGGANKDLAYFDTLVACVAAHYEVDKKRIFVGGHSAGGIFTNKVLRARSSLIAGAIVGSGVFDLTSDGTDATPSPLLAIVTWGGDNDRYAGTTPGGITVPDFTFVEQAARASQYYASAPGMTHVACRGDDLGHAWLPVNAWFIEALLSHPKGAPAQTPLPELPSGGAVTCSQAPYELAPLPNVACGTSSVAGCQAACQLMADCVVENVTVGTVMKDQWLDLGFTSTTCGGCIAQCGQVAATNANAEVLACFAQAEASAQCGPGIEGALPFMGAVDACCDGRGDSSFCVSICAEFSENEAASGFFPVCAEIAP, encoded by the coding sequence ATGCGCGCGAGCTTGTTGGTGCTGCCTTGGCTCGTAACCGTTGCCGCCTGTTCGTCCTGCGCACCGGCCGACGGGGGCGCACCTAGCGATGCCGCGCCCACGCCCGACGCGCCCCCGGTCAATCTCGATCCTGAACGCCTCATCTCGGATGTGGATGAGTGCCCGGCTGGCTACGTCGATACGGCGCCAGTCGCGGGTCTTAACAGTAATTTCCTCGTCGCGGGGCAGGAGCGATCATTCGTTATGATGGCGCCGCCAACGACCTATGCCGGGCCGCGGCCCTTGTTTGTTGGGTTTAACGGGACGAGCGAAAACGGCACCAAATTCGCCAATCGCGCGGATTTGGCGGATTTCGCCGCGGCCGGCTTTTTCGTGCTCGCGCCGTCAAGCATCGGCAATGGCATGTTCTGGCCGATTTGGGATGGTATGCGGCCACCAGGCGCTGAGGGCGGCGCCAACAAAGATTTGGCCTACTTCGATACGTTGGTCGCATGCGTCGCCGCTCACTATGAGGTCGACAAAAAGCGCATCTTTGTCGGGGGCCATTCGGCGGGCGGCATTTTTACTAATAAGGTGCTGCGCGCGCGCTCGTCGCTGATCGCGGGGGCCATCGTCGGTTCGGGCGTGTTTGACCTAACCAGCGACGGCACCGACGCGACGCCATCACCGCTGCTCGCAATCGTCACGTGGGGTGGCGACAACGATCGCTATGCCGGCACCACCCCTGGCGGTATCACGGTACCGGATTTTACGTTTGTTGAGCAGGCGGCGCGCGCGTCGCAATACTATGCGAGTGCGCCTGGCATGACGCACGTCGCTTGCCGCGGCGATGATCTTGGTCACGCATGGTTGCCTGTCAACGCTTGGTTCATCGAGGCCTTGCTGTCGCATCCAAAGGGCGCGCCGGCCCAAACGCCGCTGCCCGAATTACCGTCGGGCGGGGCCGTGACATGCTCGCAGGCGCCATACGAGCTGGCGCCCTTGCCCAATGTGGCGTGTGGCACGTCGTCGGTGGCGGGTTGCCAAGCAGCCTGTCAATTGATGGCCGATTGCGTCGTCGAGAACGTCACGGTTGGCACCGTCATGAAAGATCAATGGCTTGACCTTGGGTTTACGTCGACGACTTGTGGAGGCTGCATCGCGCAGTGCGGTCAGGTCGCGGCGACGAACGCCAACGCCGAGGTGCTGGCCTGTTTTGCGCAAGCCGAGGCGAGCGCTCAGTGCGGCCCGGGCATTGAAGGCGCGCTGCCCTTCATGGGCGCCGTCGATGCTTGCTGTGACGGGCGCGGTGATTCTTCGTTTTGCGTAAGCATCTGCGCGGAATTTAGTGAAAACGAGGCAGCCTCAGGCTTCTTTCCCGTGTGCGCCGAAATTGCGCCTTAG